The genomic stretch ATGCGTTCGGAGCGGGTCGGCTCGCAAACCATGCTGTCGCAGATCGTGCAGATGGTCGCGCAGGCCCAGCGCTCCAAGGCACCGATGCAGCGCATGGCCGACCAGGTCGCCGGCTGGTTTGTGCTGGTGGTCATCAGCATTGCCCTGGCGTCGTTTTTCACCTGGGGCTTGCTGGGCGGCGAACAGGGCTGGCAGTACGGGCTGATCAACGCCGTGTCGGTGCTGATCATCGCGTGTCCTTGCGCCCTGGGACTGGCCACGCCGATGTCCATCATGGTGGCCACCGGCAGGGCGGCCAGCCAGGGCATCCTGTTTCGCGACGCATCGGCGATCGAGCACTTCCGGCGGGTCAACACGATGATCGTCGACAAGACCGGAACGCTGACCGAAGGCAAGCCCGCCTTCGACCGCGCCGTGCCGGTGACGGGCGCCACCGAGGACGACGTGCTGCGCCTGGCGGCCAGCCTCGACCAGGGCAGCGAGCACCCCTTGGCACAGGCCATCGTGGAAGCGGCCCGCGGCCGGGGCCTGCGCCTGTCGGATGCGGTGGACTTCGAGTCGTCCACCGGCATCGGGGTGCGAGGTTTTGTCGACGGGCAGCGCCTGGCGCTCGGCAACACGGCGCTGATGGCGCAGGAAGGCGTTGATGTCGCCTCGCTGACGGGCGCGGCCGAGGAACTGCGCCAGCAGGGCAGCAGCGTGATGTTCCTGGCCCGCGACGGGCGCGCCGTGGGCCTGCTGGCCGTCTCCGACCCGATCAAGCCGAGCACGCCCGAGGCAGTCGAGAGCCTGCACCAGGCCGGGATGCAGGTGGTGATGGCCACCGGCGACGGTCTCACCACCGCACGGTCCGTCGCCCGGCAGCTCGGCATCGACGAGGTGCACGGCGAGGTGAAGCCCGCCGACAAGCTCGCACTGGTCGACCGACTGCAGCGCGAGGGACGTGTGGTCGGGATGGCAGGCGACGGCATCAACGACGCGCCGGCCCTGGCCAAGGCCGATGTGGGCGTGGCGATGGGCACGGGCACGGACGTGGCGATGAACAGCGCCCAGGTCACGCTGGTCAAGGGCGACCTGCGGGGCATCGCGCGGGCCCGGACGATCTCTCAAGGCACCGTGGCGAACATGCGGCAGAACTTGGTGTTCGCGTTCCTGTACAACGCCCTGGGGGTGCCGCTCGCTGCGGGCCTGCTCTATCCCCTGACCGGCTGGCTGTTGTCGCCGATGATCGCCGCGCTGGCGATGAGCCTCTCGTCGCTCAGCGTGGTGGCCAACTCACTGCGCTTGCGGGCGGGGAAGTAGTCGGGCCGGGGACGAGATCGAGGCTACACGCGCTCTTCCCCGCCCCACCGTCCCGGGCCCCGAGCGGTGGGTTCACGTGGACGGCGGCGGCGTGCCGCTTGTCATTCAATACCCGCGTAGCCGGCCGTAGGCGGCGACCTGGGCGGGGGTGAGGACGTCCACCATCAGCAGGTGGTACCGGAGATGCGCCGCCCGCAGCTGGCCTTGCACCCGGGCCGCGGTGGCCACTGCGGTGGCCACTGCGCCCGCGCTGGCGTGCCGTTCGAGGAAAAGCCGGTCCAGCGCCGCTTCCGCCGCGATGAACTGCTCGCCCAGGGCTGCGGCCTCGGTTTTCATGCGGTCGGCCAATTGCTGGGTCCGCTGGACCTGTTGCGCGCTCAATGCGAGCGGCTCGGCCAGCTCAAGCACATGCGTCGGGCCGGGGTAGCCATGGAGTTCGGCCGGCAGTGCCATCGCCATGCCGCGGCCCGCGCGGAGATCGGCGATCTGCTCTGCCGAGAGGGCCTTGATCTCACGGTGGTGCAGGCCGGCGTAGTGGGAGCGCGTGTGGCCGGTTCCACCTGCATCCCGGCCATCTGCTGCGCGAGGCGGGTGGTGGTCGTGCTGCTGGGCGGCTGCGGACGTGGCGAGCGCGAGAAGGAGGGTGAGCTGCAGGTGACGTTTCATGGCGCAGGGAGGTGAGGCAACCGCTTCACATCGTCCCAAGATCCGGCCCCTCTCGCTATGATTGCAATCATACGAGCCGATGCTCTCGGTTGTTGAGCCCCCTCCTCCGCAGGAACTCCCTTTGGTGTCCACCTTCCCCTTCGAACTCGGCGTCGATCCGACACGCCGAACCGTTCCCGCTGGAGGTGTGCTGTTTCGCCAAGGATCCGTGTCCGTGGGGGTGTTCCAGCTGGTCTCGGGACGTCTTCGCCTGATGCGCTCGACGCCCGGCGGTGCGGACGTCCCCATGCACACGGTCCGGCCCGGCGAACTGTTCGCCGAAGCGTCCCTGTTCTCCTCGCACTACCACTGTGACGCCGTGGCGCTGGACAACTGCGAGGCCCGGCTGTACCCGAAGGCGGCAGTGCTGCGCCATTTCGCTGACCGCCCAGAGGCCTTGTGGGCCTTCACGCAAGAGCTGGCCCACCGGCTCCAGAACGTTCGTACCCGTTTGGAGATCAAGCAGATCCGCTCGGCGACCGAGCGTGTCCTGCAGTACCTGCGCCTGATGAGCGACTCGAAGGGCGTGTGGCAACGCCCGGGCCCGCTCAAGCACCTGGCCGAGGACATCGGGCTGACGCACGAGGCGCTTTACCGGGCGCTGGCCAAACTCGAACGCGAGGGATGGATCCACCGAAGCGGTGCAGAGATCCGCCTGTGTCCGCCATAGCGGGCCACCCGTTTGGGGAGCAGCCGGCCCCGGGAGAGGGCAAGGCGGCTCTCCGGGGCGGGCCCAGGAATTTATTCTGCGAAGGCGCTTGACTCTCCCATGATGGGAAGCTTGAGACTTCCTGCAAGCCGGAGATGTCCCGGCAGCAAAGGAATGCCATGAGCACACTTGCCACCCATGTTCCGCCGCCGTCCCGCCGCTGGTCTTTTCCGGTGGAAGGCATGACCTGCGCCTCCTGCGTCGCCCGCGTCGAAAAGTTCCTGGCCGCCGTCCCGGGGGTGAAGGACGCCACCGTCAACCTGGCCACCGAAGCCGCCACCGTGGAGGCCGACGCGGCCGTGGGACTGGACAGTTTGCGGTCCGCGGTCGAAAAGGCCGGCTACCAGCTCGCCGAGCAGACGGTGGAGCTGCAGATCGAGGGCATGACCTGTGCCTCCTGTGTCGGGCGGGTCGAGAAGGCCCTGCGCCGTGTCCCGGGGGTGGTGGCGGCCGAGGTGAACCTGGCGACCGAGCGGGCGCTGGTGCGCGTCGCCGCCCGCGAGGCGGACAGCAGCTCGCTCGTCGCCGCCGTCGAGAAGGCCGGATATGCCGCGGCACCGGTCGCAGCGATGGCCGGGCAGGCGCCCGCCACTGCGGTTCGGCGGGGTGCGGACTGGTGGCCCATTGCGCTGGCGGCGGCGCTGTCGTTGCCCCTCGTGCTGCCGATGTTCGGGGCGCTGTGGGGCTCGGACTGGATGCTGCCCGGGTGGGTCCAGTGGGCGCTGGCCACGCCGGTGCAGTTCTGGCTCGGCGCCCGGTTCTACCGGGCTGGCTGGAAGGCGCTGCGGGCGGGCGCAGGCAACATGGACCTGCTGGTGGCGCTGGGCACCAGTGCCGGGTATGGCTTGAGCGTGTACCAGTTGGGGGTGCACGGCGACCACGGCATGCCGCACCTGTATTTCGAAGCCTCCGCCGTCGTCATCACCTTGGTGCTGCTCGGCAAATGGCTGGAGGCTCGCGCCAAGCGGCAGACCACCGAAGCGATCCGGGCGCTGAACGCCTTGCGCCCGGAGCGAGCCCGGGTGCGTCGCCGAGGGGTGGACGTGGATGTGCCGGTGGGCGAGGTCCAGCCGGGCGACCTGGTGGTGGTCCGGCCCGGCGAGCGGGTGCCGGTGGACGGCGAGGTGGTGGAAGGCGCCAGCCAGATCGACGAGTCGCTCATCACCGGCGAGAGCTTGCCGGTGGCCAAGCACCTTGGTGATCCGGTCACCGGGGGCTCGGTGAACGCCGAGGGCCTGCTCTTGGTGCGCACGACGGCGGTGGGCGCTGAGTCGACGCTGTCCCGGATCGTCCGCCTGGTGGAGTCGGCCCAAGCCAAGAAAGCGCCGATCCAGCGCCTGGTGGACCGTGTCAGTGCGGTGTTTGTCCCGGTGGTCATCGGCATCGCGGCGCTGACTTTGCTCGGCTGGGGCGGGGTCACCGGCGACTGGGAGGCCGCCATCCTGAACGCGGTCGCCGTGCTCGTGATCGCCTGCCCCTGTGCGCTGGGCTTGGCCACGCCGACCGCCATCATGGCCGGTACGGGCGTCGCGGCACGGCGCGGCATCCTGATCAAGGACGCCGAGGCGCTGGAGGTGGCGCACGGGGTCAAGGTGGTGGCCTTCGACAAGACCGGCACGCTGACCGAAGGCAAACCGGAATTGGTCGCCTTCGAGGCGGCCGATGGCGACCACCGGGCCCTGCTGGGAGCGAGCGCCGCGATCCAGGCCAACAGCGAACATCCCCTGGCCCGTGCGGTCATGGACGCGGCCAAGCGCCACCAGGTAGGTGTGCCGCCAGCGACTGAGGTTCGGGCGGTGGCCGGTCGCGGCATGGCCGCACTCGTGCGCGGGCGCTCGCTGCGCCTGGGCAGCAGCCGCTTCATGCAGGAACTGAAGGTCGACCTCTCGCCGCTGAGCGCGCGTGCCGAGCAGCTCCAGTCGCAGGGTCGCACAGTGTCCTGGCTGGCCGATGTCGGGGCCGCGCAGCCGCGCCTGATCGGCTTGCTGGCCTTCGGCGATGCGGTCAAGGCCAACGCTTTCGACGCGGTCCGCCGACTGCACCAGCTGAGCATCACCACCGTGCTCGTGACCGGCGACAACCATGGCAGCGCCCGAGTGGCCGGCGAGCAGCTGGGCATCGACCGCATCGAGGCAGAGGTGCTGCCGGAGGACAAGGCGAACATCGTGGCCCGCCTGAAGCAGGGCGGACAGCGCGTCGCCATGGTCGGCGACGGCATCAACGACGCCCCGGCACTGGCCGCGGCCGACGTCGGCATCGCGATGTCGACCGGGACGGACGTGGCGATGCACGCGGCCGGCGTCACCCTGATGCGCGGCAACCCGGCGCTGGTCGCCGATGCGATCGACATTTCGCGGCGCAGTTACGCCAAGATCCGCCAGAACCTGTTCTGGGCCTTTGTCTACAACGTGGTCGGCATCCCGCTGGCGGCCTTCGGCCTGCTCAGTCCCGTCATCGCCGGCGCGGCGATGGCTTTCAGCAGCGTGAGCGTGGTCACCAATGCGCTGATGTTGCGGCGCTGGAAAGGAAGCGAACAATGAACGAGGCGACCTTGTCCTCGGGGCCGTTCAACATTGGCGAGGCGGCCAGCCGCTCGGGGGTGTCCGCCAAGATGGTGCGGCACTACGAATCGCTGGGTTTGTTGCCCAAGGTCGGGCGCACCGACGCTGGCTACCGGCAGTACACCGACAAGGAGGTGCACACGCTGCGCTTCATCCGCCGCGCCCGGGATCTGGGCTTCAGCATGGCGGAGATCGCCGAGTTGCTCAAGCTGTGGCAAGACCGGCGACGCGCCAGCGCCAACGTCAAGCGCATCGCTTTGGCGCACGTCGCCGATCTCGACCGCCGCATGAAAGAAATGGACGCGATGAAGCGCACGCTGGAGCGCCTGGCCGCCTGCTGCCACGGCGACCACCGCCCGGACTGCCCGATCCTCGACGAGCTGGCGGATTGAACCGCCGCGATGTCCACGTGTGTGAGGAAAACGCGGGGGCTGTAGGCCATCGGTTTAGGAGCGCTGATTGCTTGGCTCGAAGGCGCGGGGATAACCCGTGACCTTCGACTTCTCAGGAGTGCGCATGAACCCTCACCTGACCCGATCGCTCCGTTGGGCCCTCTGCCCGCTCGTCGTTGCCGCCGGCCTGATCAGTGGCGCCGCGGTGGCCCAGTCCGCCCAGCACGGCTCCGAGCAGATGCACCAGTCCATGATGTCCGGCATGCAGGCCATGCAAGACATGAAGCCAAGCGGCGACACCGACAAGGACTTCGCGATGATGATGAAGATGCACCATCAGCAAGCCCTGGACATGGCCAAGGCGGAAGTGGAGCACGGCAAGTCGCCCGAGATGAAGGCCATGGCCCAGAAGATCATCAAGGACCAGACGAAGGAAATCCAGAAACTGGACAGCTGGCTGGAGAAACAAAAGTAAATGGGACGGCGGCGGCCGGCGCGCAACGGCCGGCGCAGTCGCATTGCAAGGACCAACTGGCACTTTTTTGCGCCACCGCAAAGCCCGCCGTGCGCCGCCGGCACTGTGCCCTGTAAACTGAGAATATGAAGCTGAACAAGGTGGCCCGACGCTGGGTGGCGAGTCTGCTCGCCGCGGTGTTGGTGTGCCTGCAGCTCGTCACCGCCGCCTATGCCTGCA from Caldimonas brevitalea encodes the following:
- a CDS encoding heavy metal translocating P-type ATPase, with amino-acid sequence MSTLATHVPPPSRRWSFPVEGMTCASCVARVEKFLAAVPGVKDATVNLATEAATVEADAAVGLDSLRSAVEKAGYQLAEQTVELQIEGMTCASCVGRVEKALRRVPGVVAAEVNLATERALVRVAAREADSSSLVAAVEKAGYAAAPVAAMAGQAPATAVRRGADWWPIALAAALSLPLVLPMFGALWGSDWMLPGWVQWALATPVQFWLGARFYRAGWKALRAGAGNMDLLVALGTSAGYGLSVYQLGVHGDHGMPHLYFEASAVVITLVLLGKWLEARAKRQTTEAIRALNALRPERARVRRRGVDVDVPVGEVQPGDLVVVRPGERVPVDGEVVEGASQIDESLITGESLPVAKHLGDPVTGGSVNAEGLLLVRTTAVGAESTLSRIVRLVESAQAKKAPIQRLVDRVSAVFVPVVIGIAALTLLGWGGVTGDWEAAILNAVAVLVIACPCALGLATPTAIMAGTGVAARRGILIKDAEALEVAHGVKVVAFDKTGTLTEGKPELVAFEAADGDHRALLGASAAIQANSEHPLARAVMDAAKRHQVGVPPATEVRAVAGRGMAALVRGRSLRLGSSRFMQELKVDLSPLSARAEQLQSQGRTVSWLADVGAAQPRLIGLLAFGDAVKANAFDAVRRLHQLSITTVLVTGDNHGSARVAGEQLGIDRIEAEVLPEDKANIVARLKQGGQRVAMVGDGINDAPALAAADVGIAMSTGTDVAMHAAGVTLMRGNPALVADAIDISRRSYAKIRQNLFWAFVYNVVGIPLAAFGLLSPVIAGAAMAFSSVSVVTNALMLRRWKGSEQ
- a CDS encoding DUF305 domain-containing protein; this translates as MTFDFSGVRMNPHLTRSLRWALCPLVVAAGLISGAAVAQSAQHGSEQMHQSMMSGMQAMQDMKPSGDTDKDFAMMMKMHHQQALDMAKAEVEHGKSPEMKAMAQKIIKDQTKEIQKLDSWLEKQK
- a CDS encoding copper-transporting P-type ATPase; the protein is MNPHRHDPPGRPVPPSAAAPSGAAVYTCPMHPEVRQDRPGNCTKCGMHLVPEGAVGSATAHAHHGHGGMPRHEAAHGHDHGQGHHRGDGAGPEARPAPAKAPAAAPATPGAIYTCPMHPEIRQDRPGNCPKCGMTLEPLIPEATADDNNPELRDFSRRFWWTLPLTVAVTVLAMAGHRLGWMDPVKQSWLELVLSLPIVLWAGWPFFVRCAQSFRHRSPNMWTLIGIGTGAAFLYSVVATVAPQLFPASFMAHGRIGVYFEAAAVIISLTLLGQMLELRARSQTSAAIKSLLGLAPKTARRIEPDGSEADVPLTHVHVGDRLRIRPGEKVPVDGVVLEGTSAIDEAMLTGEPVPVTKRPGDKVIGATINTSGSLVMRSERVGSQTMLSQIVQMVAQAQRSKAPMQRMADQVAGWFVLVVISIALASFFTWGLLGGEQGWQYGLINAVSVLIIACPCALGLATPMSIMVATGRAASQGILFRDASAIEHFRRVNTMIVDKTGTLTEGKPAFDRAVPVTGATEDDVLRLAASLDQGSEHPLAQAIVEAARGRGLRLSDAVDFESSTGIGVRGFVDGQRLALGNTALMAQEGVDVASLTGAAEELRQQGSSVMFLARDGRAVGLLAVSDPIKPSTPEAVESLHQAGMQVVMATGDGLTTARSVARQLGIDEVHGEVKPADKLALVDRLQREGRVVGMAGDGINDAPALAKADVGVAMGTGTDVAMNSAQVTLVKGDLRGIARARTISQGTVANMRQNLVFAFLYNALGVPLAAGLLYPLTGWLLSPMIAALAMSLSSLSVVANSLRLRAGK
- the cueR gene encoding Cu(I)-responsive transcriptional regulator, with the protein product MNEATLSSGPFNIGEAASRSGVSAKMVRHYESLGLLPKVGRTDAGYRQYTDKEVHTLRFIRRARDLGFSMAEIAELLKLWQDRRRASANVKRIALAHVADLDRRMKEMDAMKRTLERLAACCHGDHRPDCPILDELAD
- a CDS encoding Crp/Fnr family transcriptional regulator → MSTFPFELGVDPTRRTVPAGGVLFRQGSVSVGVFQLVSGRLRLMRSTPGGADVPMHTVRPGELFAEASLFSSHYHCDAVALDNCEARLYPKAAVLRHFADRPEALWAFTQELAHRLQNVRTRLEIKQIRSATERVLQYLRLMSDSKGVWQRPGPLKHLAEDIGLTHEALYRALAKLEREGWIHRSGAEIRLCPP